A single Candidatus Deferrimicrobiaceae bacterium DNA region contains:
- a CDS encoding serine/threonine-protein kinase, translated as MADLSPEEPVQFGKYSVVRKLSSGGMAEVFLCRLRSDHGFSKKVALKVVHEALTENESFRAMFIREARLASSLSHPNVVSVFDFGQSNDRYYLVMEYVDGFPLSLVITQLRATGQHIPLSVWRFWMEGILSGLGYLHARGIIHRDISPSNVLVTRTGTVKLADFGISRKSGSDADGKRIPIDGKLGYLSPESLEGRGDDPRSDLFSAAVVGAEILASEPLFRPENMEEARALLERFDLDRVELPADAHPQIRALIRKSLAFSPSDRFQDGDSFMMAVEAAIPFRATTREVETFWGELFPGEVGEATQLDIEDFPRFEDPPDRHAVVREIGTPYGGGLRKAAAGLVATVIIGAAGAYLTRGYSDKRSTESISDPKNKVPLELKGLRNSEVGNGGRLDQPIARSKAGNQKQNAAQVFGLAPALSPGPTPASPSTGPVAGPTGVLLPDAPAIGTTLAVPGRVGVIPAIQAIPWARVYEGDRFLGETPIRSIEFPVGEHRLRFVNEPLGVDRQYLLTVEERGNKNVIVSLVGSRSSE; from the coding sequence TTGGCAGACCTCTCCCCGGAAGAACCGGTCCAGTTCGGGAAATACTCGGTCGTCCGAAAATTGTCTTCGGGCGGGATGGCCGAGGTGTTCCTGTGTCGCCTTCGATCCGACCACGGGTTCTCGAAAAAGGTTGCACTGAAGGTCGTTCATGAAGCCCTGACCGAGAACGAGTCTTTTCGCGCCATGTTCATCCGGGAGGCGCGCCTCGCATCCTCGTTGTCGCATCCCAACGTGGTCTCCGTCTTCGACTTCGGCCAGTCAAACGACCGATATTATCTCGTCATGGAATATGTGGACGGATTTCCCCTTTCCCTCGTCATAACCCAGTTGCGCGCCACCGGCCAGCATATTCCGTTATCCGTCTGGCGATTCTGGATGGAGGGCATCCTCTCGGGATTGGGCTATCTCCACGCACGCGGAATCATTCATCGAGATATATCCCCGTCGAACGTCCTGGTAACCCGCACCGGGACCGTCAAGCTCGCCGATTTCGGAATCTCGAGAAAATCAGGATCGGATGCCGACGGGAAAAGGATCCCCATAGACGGGAAGCTTGGTTACCTGTCACCTGAATCATTGGAAGGCCGGGGTGACGACCCTCGATCGGACCTGTTTTCCGCTGCCGTGGTCGGGGCCGAGATTCTCGCCAGCGAACCACTGTTTCGTCCTGAAAACATGGAAGAAGCCCGCGCATTGCTGGAACGATTCGATCTTGATCGGGTCGAGTTGCCTGCCGATGCGCATCCGCAAATCAGGGCGCTGATACGAAAGTCGCTTGCTTTCTCCCCGTCCGATCGTTTTCAAGACGGCGATTCGTTCATGATGGCGGTCGAGGCAGCAATTCCTTTCCGGGCCACGACGCGGGAAGTCGAAACCTTCTGGGGGGAACTATTTCCGGGTGAGGTGGGAGAAGCGACGCAACTCGACATCGAGGATTTTCCCCGATTCGAAGACCCGCCGGACCGGCACGCAGTTGTGCGCGAGATTGGCACGCCATACGGGGGCGGACTTCGCAAGGCTGCGGCCGGCCTCGTAGCGACCGTGATCATCGGAGCGGCGGGGGCCTATCTGACTCGGGGATATTCCGACAAGAGGTCAACGGAATCGATCTCCGATCCAAAAAACAAGGTTCCGCTGGAGCTCAAGGGATTGCGCAATTCCGAGGTGGGGAATGGGGGCAGGCTCGACCAGCCAATCGCAAGGTCGAAAGCGGGAAATCAGAAGCAGAATGCGGCCCAGGTGTTTGGCTTGGCCCCGGCCCTTTCCCCGGGACCTACCCCGGCATCCCCTTCAACCGGGCCTGTCGCGGGTCCGACCGGGGTATTATTGCCCGATGCCCCGGCGATCGGCACAACTTTGGCTGTCCCGGGTCGGGTTGGGGTGATTCCGGCGATCCAGGCGATTCCTTGGGCCAGGGTCTATGAAGGGGATCGTTTTCTTGGCGAAACCCCGATTCGGTCGATCGAATTCCCGGTGGGGGAGCACAGGCTACGCTTCGTCAATGAACCTCTGGGAGTCGACCGACAATACTTGCTGACGGTCGAAGAACGCGGGAACAAGAATGTCATCGTGTCCTTGGTCGGATCACGGTCGTCGGAATGA
- a CDS encoding ATP-binding protein, with protein MKMDDSADIVEKPTGNDPVKQRRERIAIGIVAAVVLVLTLLEANLATIGSSVRYSGNIIIFALINTNVILIVLLIFLVTRNVFKMILDRRRKILGSRIRTRLVLMFTAFSLIPTTLLFITATNITTTNIRSWIGGRVGVALTDALEIARKGLDGEALVMLDQARILAPAISAALGNDNGVRTLAPWLGADNTISLVLLKDGRVLGHAGPVGGQIIEEIASRLKGETLPGPGKNSRTFIGDSYASGAIGIGEGRILVAIKTIPPEQARRIRSIAEAYDEYHQVRLLDDPIRASYIAILILITLLIMFAATWMGIYLARQITVPVQLMAEGTRRVAGGDLDVHLDYVSDDEFGYLVSSFNRMISDLKDMKKNLEEAHNSLSTTYDELKRRTQFIETILTNISTAVVVLDRYGRIAMINRVAEKLLGVTDGFAVGKPYREVLLEEHYETVRVLSREIGSAGTRQIVRQVELPVEGKRISLRISLTNLKDEDGGHLGTVVAFDDLSQTMKLQKVLAWREVARRIAHEIRNPLTPIQLSAERLQKRYGASHADDPAFGDCTQTILSEVAILKLLMEEFTRFARMPAPALTEGNLGEEFRSTIETFRDKYPEISWDYRCENVSSILFDAFQMRRALTNLLENAAAALGGHGHVVVTCERTLELDWVRVSVADDGPGVNPQDRDHLFEPYFSRKPGGTGLGLAIVSAIANDHGGTVSVRSNEPAGAIFEMEFPGHQRG; from the coding sequence ATGAAAATGGACGATTCCGCGGATATCGTCGAAAAACCGACGGGAAACGATCCGGTCAAGCAGAGGCGGGAGCGGATCGCGATCGGGATCGTGGCCGCCGTCGTGCTTGTGTTGACGCTTCTAGAGGCGAACCTGGCGACCATCGGGAGCTCGGTCCGCTACTCGGGCAACATCATCATCTTTGCCCTGATCAATACCAACGTCATCCTCATCGTTCTCCTGATTTTCCTCGTCACACGAAACGTCTTCAAGATGATCCTGGATCGAAGGCGGAAAATCCTCGGGTCCAGGATCAGGACCCGGCTTGTCCTGATGTTCACGGCTTTCTCCCTGATCCCGACCACCCTCCTTTTCATCACTGCGACCAACATCACCACGACGAACATCCGGAGCTGGATCGGGGGGCGGGTAGGGGTCGCGCTGACCGATGCGCTCGAAATTGCCCGGAAAGGCCTCGACGGGGAAGCCCTGGTCATGTTGGACCAGGCCCGGATCCTGGCACCAGCGATCTCGGCGGCATTAGGGAACGATAACGGCGTACGCACGCTGGCTCCATGGCTTGGCGCCGACAACACGATATCGCTCGTTCTCCTGAAGGACGGACGCGTCCTCGGGCACGCGGGGCCGGTCGGCGGCCAGATCATCGAGGAGATTGCTTCCCGTCTCAAGGGCGAAACTCTCCCGGGACCAGGAAAGAACTCCCGAACTTTTATCGGGGATTCCTACGCCTCCGGGGCGATCGGCATCGGAGAAGGGCGCATTCTCGTCGCGATCAAAACGATTCCACCGGAACAGGCGCGACGGATTCGTTCGATTGCCGAGGCCTACGACGAATACCATCAAGTCAGGCTTCTGGACGACCCGATCCGGGCCAGCTACATTGCCATCCTGATCCTGATCACGTTGCTGATCATGTTTGCCGCAACCTGGATGGGCATCTATCTCGCCCGACAGATCACGGTTCCTGTGCAGTTGATGGCGGAGGGGACCAGGCGCGTCGCAGGCGGAGACCTCGATGTTCACCTGGATTACGTCTCCGACGATGAATTCGGCTATCTTGTCTCTTCGTTCAATCGGATGATCAGCGACCTCAAGGATATGAAGAAAAACCTCGAGGAGGCGCACAACTCCCTTTCGACGACCTACGACGAGCTAAAACGCCGCACACAATTCATCGAGACGATCCTGACGAACATCTCAACGGCGGTTGTCGTGCTCGATCGCTACGGCCGGATCGCCATGATCAATCGGGTTGCCGAAAAACTGCTGGGGGTGACGGACGGTTTCGCCGTCGGCAAACCTTACCGGGAAGTCCTGCTCGAAGAGCATTATGAGACCGTCCGGGTGTTGTCTCGCGAGATCGGGTCCGCCGGCACGCGGCAGATCGTTCGACAGGTCGAATTGCCCGTGGAAGGGAAACGGATCTCGCTTCGGATCAGCCTTACCAACCTCAAGGACGAGGACGGAGGGCACTTGGGAACCGTGGTGGCGTTCGACGATCTATCTCAGACCATGAAACTGCAGAAGGTGCTCGCATGGCGCGAAGTCGCCAGACGCATCGCCCACGAGATCAGGAATCCCCTGACGCCGATTCAGCTGTCTGCGGAGAGGCTGCAAAAACGATACGGCGCCTCCCATGCTGATGATCCGGCCTTCGGCGATTGTACGCAGACCATTCTCTCCGAAGTGGCGATCCTCAAGCTGTTGATGGAGGAATTCACCCGGTTTGCCCGGATGCCTGCACCTGCATTGACCGAAGGGAACCTCGGAGAGGAATTCAGGTCCACGATCGAGACGTTCAGGGACAAATATCCCGAGATCTCCTGGGACTATCGTTGCGAGAACGTCTCCAGCATCCTGTTCGATGCATTCCAGATGCGGAGGGCATTGACCAACCTGCTCGAGAATGCCGCTGCGGCACTTGGAGGTCATGGGCACGTCGTTGTCACTTGTGAAAGGACCCTCGAACTCGACTGGGTTCGCGTCTCAGTGGCAGATGATGGGCCTGGAGTGAATCCCCAGGATCGGGACCACCTTTTTGAGCCTTATTTTTCGAGGAAACCCGGGGGGACAGGGTTGGGACTCGCGATCGTCAGCGCAATCGCCAACGACCACGGGGGAACGGTCAGCGTTCGCAGCAACGAACCGGCGGGGGCTATATTCGAAATGGAATTTCCGGGACATCAGCGAGGCTGA
- a CDS encoding DUF4390 domain-containing protein, translating into MASHGIDASRECDPGITALIYGASKINGRGFWAFAAVAWAIVAIQLFPSAAIAVPGIPAVVDIHGQIRPREARVYFSLKNAFSPEMVEALKSGIEISFKTDIKIEKVRHGWFNETVGEVELLRTVRFDALSRVYRLVRGGKEELFTDIFDALSGMTKYEVPVPVSSDPERGRYYRVRIRTHLDRVGLSDPLRSIIFFSSLWDVETGWARGYLTVQ; encoded by the coding sequence GTGGCGTCACATGGGATTGACGCCTCCCGGGAATGCGATCCAGGAATCACTGCTTTGATTTACGGGGCCTCAAAAATTAACGGTCGAGGTTTTTGGGCTTTTGCCGCTGTCGCGTGGGCAATTGTCGCAATCCAGCTTTTCCCCTCCGCGGCCATCGCGGTGCCAGGGATCCCCGCCGTTGTCGATATCCACGGGCAAATCCGCCCCAGGGAAGCTCGCGTTTATTTTTCTCTGAAAAATGCCTTTTCCCCCGAAATGGTCGAGGCATTGAAAAGCGGCATCGAAATCTCCTTCAAGACCGATATCAAGATCGAAAAGGTTCGGCACGGGTGGTTCAACGAGACTGTCGGCGAGGTCGAACTTCTTCGAACGGTTCGGTTCGACGCCCTGTCCAGAGTCTACCGACTCGTTCGGGGCGGGAAGGAAGAGCTTTTCACCGACATATTCGACGCGTTGTCCGGCATGACGAAATATGAGGTGCCCGTTCCCGTGTCCTCCGACCCCGAACGCGGGAGGTACTACCGCGTTCGAATTCGGACGCACCTCGATCGTGTCGGCCTTTCCGATCCCCTTCGGTCCATCATCTTTTTTTCGTCGCTATGGGACGTCGAGACCGGATGGGCGCGCGGGTACCTGACCGTCCAATGA
- the ruvB gene encoding Holliday junction branch migration DNA helicase RuvB, producing the protein MEDRVIDPEGNGEDDLLERSLRPQHLPDFIGQERIVSNLKTFISAARTRGDALDHVLLSGPPGLGKTTLANIIANEMGAGIRTTSGPAIERKGDIAALLTAIEPGGILFIDEIHRLSRVVEELLYAAMEDYSLDIILGQGPSAKSIRLALPHFTLIGATTRTGLLTSPLRDRFGVTFRLEYYRAEELVQVLKRSAQVLSIFIDAAGAQEIARRSRGTPRIANRLLRRVRDFAQVKGDGAIDKGIAEMALAELEVDHEGLDVMDRKILAVILEKFQGGPVGIETISAACSEERDTIEDVYEPFLMQMGFIQRTSRGRVATSAAWRHMGLTPPGNAIQESLL; encoded by the coding sequence ATCCCGAAGGGAATGGCGAGGACGATCTTCTGGAGCGTTCCTTAAGGCCGCAACACCTTCCTGATTTCATCGGGCAGGAACGCATCGTTTCCAACCTGAAGACCTTCATCTCGGCGGCCAGGACACGGGGAGACGCACTCGATCATGTCCTGTTGTCTGGCCCCCCCGGTCTAGGAAAGACCACTCTTGCCAACATCATCGCCAACGAAATGGGCGCCGGAATCCGAACCACTTCCGGACCAGCCATCGAAAGAAAAGGCGATATCGCCGCGCTCCTGACCGCCATCGAGCCGGGCGGCATCCTGTTTATCGATGAAATACACCGGTTGTCACGCGTGGTCGAGGAACTCTTGTATGCCGCGATGGAGGACTACTCCCTCGACATCATTCTCGGGCAGGGGCCGTCGGCCAAATCGATTCGCCTTGCGCTGCCCCACTTTACCCTGATAGGCGCTACCACACGGACGGGATTGCTTACCTCCCCCCTCCGGGATCGCTTCGGAGTCACGTTCCGACTCGAATATTACCGGGCGGAAGAACTGGTCCAAGTTCTAAAGAGATCGGCACAGGTTCTCTCGATCTTTATAGATGCGGCGGGGGCACAAGAGATCGCCCGCCGATCCAGGGGGACCCCGCGCATCGCAAATCGTCTGCTCCGGAGGGTCCGGGATTTCGCACAGGTGAAGGGCGATGGCGCCATCGACAAGGGGATCGCCGAAATGGCCCTCGCCGAGTTGGAGGTCGACCACGAGGGACTCGATGTCATGGACCGGAAGATCCTGGCGGTCATCCTCGAAAAATTTCAAGGCGGGCCTGTCGGAATCGAAACGATCTCGGCTGCCTGCAGCGAGGAAAGGGATACGATCGAGGACGTCTACGAGCCGTTCCTGATGCAGATGGGGTTTATCCAGCGCACCTCACGCGGGCGCGTCGCTACTTCCGCGGCGTGGCGTCACATGGGATTGACGCCTCCCGGGAATGCGATCCAGGAATCACTGCTTTGA